Genomic window (Geotrypetes seraphini chromosome 6, aGeoSer1.1, whole genome shotgun sequence):
ataagatttgccgctgctagctcagaccagtggtccatcgtgcccagcagtccgctcacacggcggcccttaggtcaaagaccagtgccctaactaagaaaTTAAATTCTGCTTCCACTTGAGAGGAAAGTGTCTTGTGATTTATACATATTTGGGCCATCCTTTATTGGCTGGCATTTGTAATTGTAAATAGATTAATCTCATTGCTTTTGTGTGCAAAATTGacttttgaggggaaaaaaaattaattatgcaAGTATGGAAACCATTTGTCCCCATTTGTTTCTGCAGTTGTTCTGCTTCTGACAAAGAATTTGTTTTAGACATTATGCCCTGCAGCTGTGAAAGAATCTTATTTGAAAATATGATAatggtttgtttctttttataaggAATCCTTTGTGTGGCGGACCAATGTCATGGCTTAAGAGAGCTGGCCTTGAACTACTATCTGTTAAGTGATGAACTGCTGCTTGCTTTGTCATCTGAGAAACACGTCAGGTTGGAGCATCTTAGGATTGATGTGGTTAGTGAAAATCCAGGACAAACTCATTTCCATACAATTCAGAAAAGCAGCTGGGATGCCCTTATTAAGCATTCTCCAAAAGTGAACTTGGTCATGTACTTCTTCTTGTACGAAGAGGAATTTGATCCCTTTTTTCACTATGAAACACCAGTCACTCACCTGTACTTTGGAAGGTCAGTCAGCAAAGAAGTACTTGGCCGTGTTGGAATGACCTGTCCTCGGTTAATCGAATTGGTTGTGTGTGCCAATGGACTGCGACCATTGGATAAAGAACTGATTCGCATTGCAGAGCGCTGTAAGAATCTGACTGCAATTGGGCTGGGAGAGTGTGAGGTTTCCTGTAGTGCCTTTGTTGAGTTTGTGAAGATATGTGGTGGCCGCCTAACTCAACTGTCTATAATGGAGGAAGTGTTGATTCCTGACCAGAAATACAGCTTGGAGCAAATTCACTGGGAAGTGTCAAAGTATCTTGGTAGAGTCTGGTTCCCAGACATGATGCCCACTTGGTAAAGATTACATAGACCTAAGCTGAATGGCATGtgaaaaagcatctttaaattttGAGCATTCTCTATCTATAAAAACATATCATATAAATGTACTTAATTAGTCAGTATAATATACTATGTCACATTTTCAtttgttttctttaataaaataaatccacTAAAGGACCAATTTTGTAAATATGTACACATGACAGAAAAATCCAAACTACATATCCATTCTTCTCATTTGGCCTATTGGATATAATTAGGTATTATTATAGATGTTGGCATAGAAGTAAATAACTTTTCAGATATATGAGTATATGCTTAAAAGCTATCATTGAAAAGTATATTCACAGCCCTTGGTTTAATGCAGTGAATCTTTCAAATTCTGTAGCAATTTTTCATATACTTGGATATTGAGTACCGgtaattataatttataaatctattTCTTGGCATTACTTTTGTATCTaattttgtccattttttttttttttttttttttttaagagaaggGGATTTTGGGGTTGCTGGGATAGGTGGATAGGGATATTGAGTAAATGTGAGATTGAGAGATGATCTCtgaggaaagaaattaagacataAGGATTGGCAGAGGGATAGAGAATGGACAAGTAGAAAAGAAGGGTATATAGGAAGAGGGAGGATAAGGAGAATCAGAGCAGGAGAAGAAGTGATCATGGAGCAGAGGATGAGTGATTCCGTTCATACCTAGAGCCCCTCTGACTTCTTCATTCTCTCCTACTACAGTCTTCAAGTCCTACTGACACACCACAGCACCATCTCCATAATCGGATTGCTCTTTATACCCCACAGGGCCAATCCATCTCTCCCCACCCCTCCATCTTGAATTCATTTTCTTCCTCCTCCCACACCCTTTTGTATTCCCATTATTGTCTTTCTCCATCTCTCCTTTACCTTCACTCACTCTTCCCCCATATCCCAGCTATTCCCTCCTGTTCTATAATCATTCCCACCCCTTAAGCCCCTCTTTCGCTCTCTGCTCCTCAGACATCACATAGAAGTAATCTAATGGTTAGTGGAGTGGCCTAAGAACTTGGGTTTGATTTccacttcagctccttgtgaGTCTGGGCAAGTCgcgtaaccctccattgcctcaagtacaaaaatagtacctgtatatatgtaaaccactttgattgtaaccaaagatagggattatatcaaatccccctcccccctcatttcCTTAGAACTTTGCTTTATCATCTCTACCCCTAGATTCTCCTAATCGCATTCTTTTCTCACCATTAATTTGTTGTCACCATCACCACCATCATGCCTTCTTTTCCAGCACCATCACTACCCCTTCCCACATATCCCGTTTGGTTTGGAGCTTGGAAGATGACAGTAGCAGTACAATACAATGGATTGCATTGTTTAGCCTGGTGTCTAAATGCCATGCTTTATACAATTGTACAAAGCATGACAAAGGTGGAGACTGATCATTTGTATTTCAGTTGTCCTTTCAT
Coding sequences:
- the FBXL3 gene encoding F-box/LRR-repeat protein 3 isoform X2, whose product is MKRGRKASDTNRSLSEEAGEFSKKQKTTEALSQNSENCDWGNLLPDIILQIFQYLPLLDRAHASQVCQNWNQVFHMPDLWRCFQFELNQPATSDLKATHPELIKQIIKRHSNHLQYVSFKSHFISALTVVFVNSKSLSSLKIDDTPVDDPSLKVLVANNSDTLRLLKMSSCPHVSPAGILCVADQCHGLRELALNYYLLSDELLLALSSEKHVRLEHLRIDVVSENPGQTHFHTIQKSSWDALIKHSPKVNLVMYFFLYEEEFDPFFHYETPVTHLYFGRSVSKEVLGRVGMTCPRLIELVVCANGLRPLDKELIRIAERCKNLTAIGLGECEVSCSAFVEFVKICGGRLTQLSIMEEVLIPDQKYSLEQIHWEVSKYLGRVWFPDMMPTW